The Nitrospinota bacterium genome contains a region encoding:
- a CDS encoding HD domain-containing protein, whose translation MNQLLNLINATVLVADDTKSDREMLVELFNDLEANTFVGESLDSALNLVEKHRSRIDIILVDLNHPENDSIRFIKKIRAIPELNPTSIILLSNSDMSHETLALGVESGANDFLRKPINQLELVSRSLSMLRQKKLHERNIDLQRELELEVVERNIELEQTKDAALFGFAKLAEARDPDTTTHLECVRDICAEVSRLLYKARIYKDQINEKFISDIYKAAPLHDIGKVSIPDSILLKPGALTPEEFEFMKKHSAIGAETLEKTSAHLQNSSFLAMARDICHYHHERWDGKGYPKGLKGEEIPLAARIMSLADVFDALVARRVYKDPLPAGQVAEIIKDYSGKNFDPVIAELFLENIEVFHMIKNRLERDDA comes from the coding sequence ATGAACCAACTGCTAAATCTGATTAATGCAACGGTGCTGGTAGCCGACGACACGAAAAGTGACAGGGAGATGCTGGTCGAGCTGTTTAATGATCTGGAGGCCAATACTTTTGTGGGGGAGAGCTTGGATAGCGCCCTTAATTTGGTAGAGAAGCATAGATCCAGGATCGATATCATATTGGTCGACCTGAATCATCCTGAAAATGACAGCATAAGATTCATTAAGAAAATACGGGCGATTCCCGAACTGAATCCAACATCGATAATACTCCTTTCAAATTCCGATATGTCGCATGAAACATTGGCGCTTGGCGTTGAATCCGGGGCGAACGATTTTTTAAGAAAGCCGATCAATCAGCTCGAACTGGTTTCAAGGAGCCTCTCAATGCTGCGCCAGAAAAAGCTGCACGAAAGAAATATAGATCTCCAAAGGGAACTTGAGTTGGAAGTGGTGGAAAGGAACATTGAGCTGGAGCAGACCAAGGATGCCGCGCTGTTCGGTTTTGCGAAACTAGCGGAAGCCAGGGACCCTGACACCACTACACATCTTGAATGCGTGCGGGATATTTGCGCAGAGGTATCCAGGCTTTTATATAAGGCCAGGATTTATAAGGACCAGATAAACGAAAAATTCATTAGTGATATTTATAAGGCGGCTCCACTGCATGACATCGGGAAAGTCTCAATTCCTGATAGCATTCTATTGAAACCGGGCGCCTTAACGCCGGAGGAGTTTGAGTTTATGAAGAAACATTCCGCCATCGGAGCGGAGACACTAGAAAAGACATCGGCGCACCTGCAAAACAGCTCATTTCTTGCCATGGCCAGGGATATTTGCCACTATCACCACGAAAGGTGGGATGGAAAAGGATATCCTAAAGGCTTGAAAGGGGAAGAGATACCTCTTGCCGCAAGAATAATGTCGCTTGCAGACGTTTTCGACGCTCTTGTTGCGAGGAGGGTTTATAAGGACCCTCTCCCGGCTGGGCAAGTAGCGGAGATCATCAAGGATTATTCGGGAAAGAATTTCGATCCGGTCATCGCTGAACTCTTTTTGGAGAATATTGAAGTTTTCCATATGATCAAAAACAGACTGGAAAGGGATGATGCTTAG
- a CDS encoding cyclic nucleotide-binding domain-containing protein has product MEITSGEKWKTLLKATSFFSPFDDAELDEFLKFGEGRKYRMHEYVIREKDPSSRLYIILRGRVSIVKDSAMQNKTQIGTLEAGYVIGEIATLLKEKRTATIIASEETFMFTLESALIENMSQKAQTKFYKQLAIYLAKKLKAISLTTAQQTIWLSDWYKEHDRGF; this is encoded by the coding sequence ATGGAAATTACATCCGGTGAAAAATGGAAAACACTGCTGAAGGCAACAAGCTTTTTTTCCCCTTTCGATGATGCCGAACTTGACGAATTTCTAAAATTCGGCGAAGGGCGGAAATACAGGATGCACGAGTACGTAATTAGGGAGAAAGACCCATCCTCCCGTCTCTATATAATTCTCCGAGGGAGGGTGAGTATCGTGAAAGATAGCGCCATGCAGAACAAAACGCAGATCGGCACTCTTGAAGCGGGTTATGTAATAGGAGAAATAGCCACCCTCCTCAAGGAGAAGCGCACCGCAACAATCATTGCCTCTGAAGAGACTTTCATGTTCACGCTAGAAAGTGCTTTAATAGAAAACATGAGTCAAAAGGCGCAGACAAAATTCTATAAACAGCTGGCCATATACCTGGCCAAAAAACTGAAAGCCATAAGTCTGACCACGGCACAACAGACTATCTGGCTTTCAGACTGGTACAAGGAACATGATAGAGGATTCTGA
- the trpB gene encoding tryptophan synthase subunit beta: MAKGSSLPDKHGYFGEFGGRYVIETLLPALEELEAEYNRARKDPEFKHRLASLLKDYVGRPTPLYFASRLTEHLGGAKIYLKREDLNHTGAHKINNTIGQGLLTLRMGKRRVIAETGAGQHGVATATAAALFGLKCDVYMGTDDIERQSLNVYRMKLMNARVIPVTSGSKTLKDATNEALRDWIASVKDTHYIIGSVVGPHPFPMMVRDFQSVIGQETKKQLLSTEKKLPDVLVACVGGGSNSIGLFHPFFSDKTVKMIGVEAGGTGNAPGKHGATISRGRKGVLHGNLSYLLQDKNGQIAPTHSISAGLDYPGVGPEHSFFASTGRAEYVTVSDKEAIEGFRMLSRLEGIMPALESSHAIAQVSKIAPKLGKDKIIVVCLSGRGDKDVGQLHNMGV; this comes from the coding sequence GTGGCAAAAGGCAGCTCCCTTCCTGACAAGCATGGGTATTTTGGAGAGTTCGGGGGGAGGTATGTTATTGAAACACTCCTCCCCGCTCTTGAAGAACTTGAAGCCGAATATAACAGGGCGCGAAAAGATCCCGAATTCAAACATAGACTCGCCTCTCTTTTAAAAGATTATGTGGGGCGCCCTACCCCCTTATATTTTGCCAGCCGCCTGACGGAGCACCTGGGCGGGGCAAAGATATATCTAAAACGAGAAGACCTGAATCATACGGGCGCACACAAGATCAACAATACAATCGGACAGGGACTCCTCACGCTCAGAATGGGGAAAAGGAGAGTTATCGCGGAAACCGGCGCTGGACAGCATGGTGTGGCAACTGCGACTGCTGCCGCCCTCTTCGGCCTAAAGTGCGACGTATACATGGGCACCGATGATATTGAACGGCAGAGCCTGAATGTTTACAGGATGAAGCTGATGAACGCCAGAGTGATACCGGTCACCTCCGGAAGCAAGACCCTGAAAGATGCTACGAACGAGGCGTTACGGGACTGGATTGCCTCCGTAAAGGACACCCACTACATAATAGGGTCGGTGGTAGGACCGCACCCTTTCCCTATGATGGTGCGGGATTTTCAGTCTGTAATAGGACAGGAGACCAAAAAACAGCTTCTCTCGACGGAAAAAAAGCTTCCTGACGTGCTGGTTGCCTGCGTAGGGGGAGGGAGCAACTCTATCGGCCTATTTCACCCCTTTTTTAGCGATAAAACCGTTAAGATGATCGGCGTTGAGGCTGGCGGGACTGGGAACGCCCCGGGCAAACATGGTGCGACCATCTCCAGAGGGCGAAAAGGGGTACTTCATGGAAATCTCAGCTACCTGTTGCAGGATAAAAACGGACAGATAGCCCCTACCCATTCCATATCGGCAGGACTTGATTACCCCGGTGTCGGCCCAGAACACAGCTTTTTCGCAAGTACCGGCAGGGCTGAATACGTTACCGTTTCCGACAAGGAAGCGATAGAGGGATTCAGAATGCTTAGCAGGCTGGAGGGGATAATGCCAGCCCTGGAGTCTTCTCACGCGATAGCTCAAGTAAGCAAGATAGCTCCAAAGCTCGGCAAGGACAAAATTATCGTAGTATGTCTTTCGGGCCGGGGGGATAAGGACGTCGGACAGCTTCACAACATGGGGGTATAG
- the tilS gene encoding tRNA lysidine(34) synthetase TilS, translated as MMLREKVGTFIRENRLFAKGDAVTVAFSGGPDSTALLVILNELKDDFGISLSATHINHGLRGKESEDDEAFAIETARKLSLAIHVKRINVGKFRKGWGGSIQSASRELRYKVFSHLVQTGVVNKVVTGHTADDSVETVLMNILRGTGIHGLSGIQTVRDGYILRPLINIWKSEILEFLEDKQIPFRVDSSNFSMKYTRNSIREDLLPLLQKYNPEIKRSIKRSSSVMSDLRNFLMKAGREGFEKTCLESLPGKSIILDCEKLRGMDRAVQMEIVRYSVELATGGGAEISFDHFEDVLKLALGNDSGETHIHGIKGVKSSNRLYLKNSQVASVPWYSYDFISKGDIQINETGSIVHVEPVPAPDLVFDQSCKRIFIDADALPKNAVIRNRRDGDSFRPMGLDGIQKLKKFFINNKIPRWEREKLPLLVSGKRVLWIPGYRLSEDLRIREGARNILCIDYRD; from the coding sequence ATGATGCTTAGAGAAAAGGTCGGAACCTTTATCAGGGAGAACCGGCTGTTTGCGAAAGGGGATGCCGTAACGGTTGCGTTCTCAGGCGGGCCGGATTCAACGGCACTTCTGGTTATTCTGAATGAACTGAAGGACGATTTCGGCATTTCGCTTTCGGCGACACATATCAACCATGGCCTAAGAGGTAAAGAATCGGAAGATGATGAGGCGTTCGCGATTGAAACGGCAAGGAAATTATCTCTGGCGATTCATGTAAAAAGGATCAATGTCGGAAAATTCAGAAAAGGGTGGGGCGGGTCGATACAATCTGCTTCAAGGGAGTTAAGGTATAAGGTATTCTCCCACCTGGTACAAACCGGCGTCGTTAATAAAGTGGTTACGGGACATACGGCGGATGACTCCGTTGAAACGGTATTGATGAATATCCTGAGAGGAACAGGCATCCATGGTCTCTCAGGCATACAGACCGTAAGGGATGGCTATATTTTACGGCCTCTCATTAATATCTGGAAAAGTGAGATTCTTGAGTTTCTCGAAGATAAGCAGATACCTTTCAGGGTTGATTCATCCAATTTCAGCATGAAATATACACGGAACAGCATCAGGGAAGACCTCCTCCCATTACTGCAGAAATACAATCCCGAAATCAAAAGATCGATCAAAAGGTCGTCTTCTGTAATGTCCGATCTCCGGAATTTTCTGATGAAGGCCGGCAGGGAGGGGTTTGAAAAAACCTGTTTAGAAAGTTTGCCTGGAAAAAGCATCATACTTGATTGCGAGAAGTTGAGAGGTATGGATAGGGCAGTACAGATGGAGATAGTAAGGTATTCGGTTGAATTGGCTACCGGAGGGGGGGCTGAGATATCATTTGACCATTTCGAGGATGTTTTGAAGCTTGCTCTCGGTAACGATAGCGGAGAGACCCACATTCACGGAATAAAAGGGGTAAAATCCTCGAACAGGCTTTATCTGAAAAACAGCCAGGTCGCCTCGGTGCCGTGGTATTCATACGACTTTATAAGCAAAGGTGATATACAGATAAACGAAACCGGCTCTATAGTTCATGTTGAGCCTGTGCCGGCTCCTGATCTGGTATTTGACCAATCATGCAAAAGGATTTTTATCGATGCCGACGCCTTGCCGAAGAACGCGGTAATAAGGAACAGGAGGGATGGGGACAGTTTTCGCCCAATGGGATTAGATGGAATTCAGAAGCTGAAAAAATTCTTTATAAATAACAAGATCCCCAGGTGGGAACGGGAAAAATTACCCCTGCTAGTTTCGGGGAAAAGAGTGCTATGGATACCAGGCTACAGGCTCTCCGAGGATTTACGTATACGGGAGGGGGCAAGAAACATCCTTTGTATTGATTACAGGGATTGA
- a CDS encoding cyclic nucleotide-binding domain-containing protein — protein sequence MIEDSDIESWKMLLKGVSFFADFDDDEITLVIKMGEIKKFGHHEYISKENSIASNLYVIIKGSVGIIKQYKKDRRKQLLNTLEEGDCIGEMAILLDGQRTASMLSMNETVVYVIDGLKIRDLPEKTQVKFYKNMGSSLAKKLKIYSSVPKEFM from the coding sequence ATGATAGAGGATTCTGATATTGAAAGCTGGAAAATGCTTTTAAAAGGGGTCAGCTTTTTTGCCGATTTCGATGACGACGAAATAACGCTTGTTATCAAAATGGGGGAGATAAAAAAGTTCGGACACCATGAATATATCTCAAAAGAGAACAGCATAGCCAGCAACCTTTACGTCATCATCAAAGGGAGCGTAGGGATAATCAAACAATACAAGAAGGATAGAAGAAAACAGCTTCTGAACACTCTTGAAGAGGGGGACTGCATTGGCGAGATGGCAATACTCCTTGATGGCCAAAGGACAGCCAGCATGCTGAGCATGAACGAAACGGTGGTTTATGTGATCGACGGATTGAAGATACGGGACCTTCCGGAAAAAACCCAGGTCAAATTCTACAAAAACATGGGCTCTTCTCTCGCTAAAAAGCTGAAAATCTACAGCAGTGTTCCAAAGGAGTTCATGTAG
- a CDS encoding sigma-54 dependent transcriptional regulator, protein MIVDDNLENLDLMGHMLESDDIEYETATSGMEALAKMEVDHFQIVLSDLMMPHMDGIELMEKIKATWPDTEVIIVTAHGSVKSAVEAIKKGAYSYILKPFEPDDLLNEVKKVMNLINMKKENLALKEELARVRQPDAFIGNTPQIKAVFELIKTVSNTNATILIQGESGTGKELVANAIHHASDRKNAPFVKVACAALPESLLESELFGHEKGSFTGAIAQRKGRFEYADGGTLFLDEIGEISPSIQVKLLRVLQEREFDRVGGTKTIKTDVRLISATNKDLALEVKEGRFREDLFYRLNVIAIKMPPLRDRKDDIPTLVEYFLEKYKFEVKKNISSVSDKAIAALMGYNWPGNIRELQNVIERAIVLAKTTVIDIGDLPDNIRHEPGKQMAIEGEQIVALKEAKQSFEKEYLEKALILNKGNISKTAEMIQLARKNLQDKIKTYEIRISSLIDKN, encoded by the coding sequence TTGATAGTAGACGATAATCTGGAAAATCTCGACCTGATGGGTCATATGCTGGAAAGCGACGATATTGAATATGAAACAGCCACTTCCGGCATGGAAGCCTTGGCAAAAATGGAAGTCGATCATTTCCAGATAGTCCTTAGCGACCTGATGATGCCCCACATGGATGGTATTGAGTTGATGGAAAAGATAAAAGCCACCTGGCCCGATACCGAGGTGATTATTGTAACGGCTCATGGCAGCGTCAAATCGGCTGTGGAAGCAATCAAAAAAGGGGCTTACAGCTACATCCTGAAACCTTTTGAACCGGACGACCTCCTGAATGAGGTTAAGAAGGTCATGAACCTCATAAATATGAAGAAAGAAAACCTCGCCTTGAAGGAAGAGCTGGCAAGAGTAAGACAGCCCGACGCATTTATCGGCAATACCCCTCAAATAAAAGCCGTATTTGAGCTTATAAAGACTGTTTCCAATACAAACGCAACTATCCTTATCCAAGGGGAAAGCGGAACCGGCAAGGAGCTTGTAGCCAACGCCATCCACCATGCGAGCGACCGGAAAAACGCTCCGTTTGTAAAAGTCGCCTGCGCCGCTTTGCCGGAAAGCCTCCTCGAAAGCGAGCTGTTCGGACATGAAAAAGGTTCCTTCACGGGAGCAATTGCCCAGCGAAAAGGGAGGTTTGAATACGCCGATGGCGGAACCCTGTTTCTGGATGAGATCGGCGAAATCTCCCCCTCAATCCAGGTCAAGCTTCTTCGGGTGCTCCAGGAGAGAGAGTTCGACCGGGTCGGCGGAACTAAGACCATAAAGACAGATGTAAGACTCATTTCCGCCACAAACAAGGATCTGGCGCTTGAAGTAAAAGAGGGGCGTTTCCGGGAAGATCTCTTCTACCGTCTTAATGTTATCGCGATAAAAATGCCTCCGCTTCGGGATAGGAAGGACGACATCCCTACTCTGGTCGAATATTTCCTTGAGAAATACAAGTTTGAGGTAAAGAAGAATATCTCATCCGTATCCGACAAAGCGATTGCCGCCCTTATGGGGTATAACTGGCCGGGAAATATCCGTGAACTCCAAAACGTTATAGAACGCGCGATCGTTCTGGCAAAAACGACTGTTATAGATATCGGCGACCTCCCTGACAACATCCGCCACGAACCCGGAAAACAGATGGCCATTGAAGGTGAGCAGATCGTCGCCTTGAAAGAGGCGAAGCAGTCATTTGAAAAAGAATATCTGGAAAAAGCGCTTATCCTCAACAAGGGGAACATTTCCAAAACGGCTGAGATGATCCAGCTGGCCAGAAAAAACCTGCAGGATAAGATCAAGACATACGAGATACGAATCTCTTCCCTGATAGATAAGAATTAG
- the trpA gene encoding tryptophan synthase subunit alpha: protein MNRIDATFKRLKAEKRKALILFLSAGDPDIKTTARLIPPLFDAGADIIEIGVPFSDPLADGPTIQSSFIRALKKGVSIANILEMVKTVRKQTDKPLVLMSAYNLVYNFGIEAFAVAASKAGVDGLILPDLIPEEAKSIIPIFKKYGIHAIFLAAPTSGEERLRKIGKSSGGFLYYISVKGITGNKKPDISEIRNQVALIRKVTNLPVACGFGISNPKQAYEIGKITDGVIIGSALVKILGEGGSASTKFKSGIKFVESLRRAIDKIK from the coding sequence TTGAACAGAATAGACGCAACCTTTAAACGGCTCAAAGCTGAAAAGCGGAAAGCGCTGATACTCTTCCTCTCCGCCGGGGATCCGGATATTAAAACCACAGCTAGGCTGATACCTCCGCTTTTTGACGCCGGCGCTGACATCATCGAGATCGGCGTCCCCTTTTCAGATCCGCTGGCCGATGGACCTACTATCCAGAGTTCCTTTATCAGGGCTCTGAAAAAAGGGGTTTCGATCGCAAATATCCTTGAGATGGTTAAAACCGTCCGTAAACAGACCGACAAACCGCTGGTGCTTATGTCAGCATATAATCTTGTCTATAACTTCGGCATAGAGGCGTTTGCCGTTGCGGCCTCAAAGGCAGGTGTTGACGGTCTGATACTGCCGGACCTGATACCCGAAGAAGCGAAGAGCATCATCCCGATATTCAAGAAATACGGGATACACGCCATCTTTCTCGCCGCCCCGACAAGCGGGGAGGAGCGGCTTAGAAAAATCGGCAAATCGAGCGGCGGGTTCCTCTACTACATCTCCGTGAAGGGGATTACCGGGAATAAGAAACCGGATATTTCCGAGATAAGGAATCAGGTTGCTCTCATCCGAAAAGTTACGAACCTCCCTGTAGCATGCGGATTCGGCATTTCCAATCCAAAGCAGGCATATGAGATAGGGAAAATCACCGACGGGGTAATCATAGGGAGCGCTCTTGTGAAAATACTCGGGGAAGGCGGTTCTGCTTCAACAAAGTTTAAAAGTGGGATAAAATTTGTAGAGAGTCTTAGGCGAGCTATCGATAAAATTAAATAA
- a CDS encoding TrpB-like pyridoxal phosphate-dependent enzyme, protein MGESKLKEKKIVLAQKDIPRKWYNVIPDMPNPPVPPLHPGTKQPVGPDDLAPLFPMPLIEQEVSSERWIDIPDDVLDVLTLWRPTSLHRAYNLEKFLDTPAKIFYKYEGESPAGSHKPNTAVPQAYYNKMVGTKRIASETGAGQWGSSISLACSHFGLQCSIYMVKVSYEQKPYRRSMMETWGAKVYASPTTLTNSGKKILANDPNSPGSLGIAISEAVEDAATHDDTKYSLGSVLNHVLLHQTIIGLEAKKQLEIAGVKPDVLVASCGGGSNFAGFALPFLPEKNDGAKIRMVAVEPSACPTLTRGKFAYDFGDTAGLTPLAMMYTLGSSFVPPGIHAGGLRYHGDAPIVSQLYHDKVIEAQAYHQIEVFEAAVAFAKTEGIIPAPESAHAVKGAIAEAMRCKKEKKAETIVFNLSGHGHFDMAAYDAYFAKKLQDYSLDDKLLASSLAALPSV, encoded by the coding sequence ATGGGGGAGAGCAAATTGAAAGAGAAGAAAATCGTTCTGGCACAAAAAGACATACCGAGGAAATGGTATAACGTTATTCCGGATATGCCAAACCCGCCGGTTCCACCCTTGCACCCGGGCACCAAACAGCCTGTAGGCCCTGATGATCTTGCGCCTCTTTTTCCGATGCCGCTTATCGAACAGGAAGTAAGTTCCGAACGATGGATAGACATCCCGGATGACGTTCTTGACGTCCTTACCCTCTGGAGGCCCACATCCCTCCACAGGGCATACAACCTTGAGAAATTTCTCGATACGCCTGCTAAGATTTTCTATAAATACGAAGGGGAATCCCCTGCAGGGAGCCACAAGCCGAACACGGCGGTTCCGCAAGCCTACTACAATAAAATGGTCGGCACAAAAAGGATAGCCTCCGAAACGGGCGCGGGCCAGTGGGGTAGTTCCATAAGCCTCGCCTGTTCCCATTTCGGCCTGCAATGCTCCATTTACATGGTCAAGGTCTCCTACGAACAGAAACCGTATAGGCGGTCGATGATGGAAACCTGGGGCGCCAAGGTCTACGCATCCCCAACCACGCTTACAAATTCCGGGAAAAAGATACTGGCCAACGACCCAAACTCCCCGGGATCACTAGGGATAGCCATTTCCGAAGCGGTAGAGGACGCGGCTACGCATGACGACACCAAGTACTCTCTCGGTTCTGTCTTGAACCACGTTCTCCTTCACCAAACTATCATCGGTCTTGAAGCGAAGAAACAGCTTGAGATCGCCGGAGTGAAACCGGACGTTCTTGTTGCGTCATGCGGCGGAGGGAGCAATTTTGCGGGCTTCGCACTCCCTTTCCTTCCGGAAAAGAACGATGGCGCAAAGATCAGAATGGTCGCTGTCGAGCCTTCCGCGTGCCCAACCCTCACAAGGGGAAAATTCGCCTACGATTTCGGCGATACCGCCGGCCTCACGCCGCTGGCAATGATGTACACACTAGGGAGCTCTTTTGTACCGCCGGGAATCCACGCCGGCGGACTTAGATATCATGGGGATGCCCCAATCGTTTCCCAGCTTTATCACGACAAGGTCATTGAAGCGCAAGCCTATCACCAGATCGAGGTTTTCGAGGCGGCGGTTGCTTTCGCTAAAACCGAAGGGATAATTCCCGCGCCGGAATCTGCTCACGCGGTCAAAGGTGCGATCGCGGAAGCGATGCGGTGCAAAAAAGAGAAGAAGGCGGAGACAATTGTCTTCAACCTTTCGGGACATGGACACTTTGATATGGCAGCATACGACGCATATTTTGCCAAAAAGCTTCAGGATTACTCTCTTGACGACAAGTTGCTGGCAAGTTCGCTTGCGGCTCTTCCGTCAGTTTAG
- a CDS encoding DHHA1 domain-containing protein encodes MRYFLVIDSFNIITSIQSFIPKDDDVIICSPDDEFCRTRSEDGRVILNLDSIESYGLNSRDRVVVNIFKEPNIESVIARLRSFSSDVPILLLSQFDMQDISNRDPSIDTFRISDMLKEGVQEKWRHLNIKRKVRNLRNAVDPAKELLILTQDDPDPDAIASGMALREVLGRDFESAPIVTMKKVSRNENVNMINLLGIAVKEVSEKTLLEADQIAMVDVQPSVFQLDFSSNLKIIVDHHPGAKDYSVPFQDIQVEFGATSSMFTEYLLAEGAELSTNLSTALYYGIKTDTLLFGREVSKYDFIAFSRLWHKANHTQISRMERPNLKQDDIGMYIKALKDYEIKNRSLFVPLGKVQKDNIVPRLADFVVQIGNTEFIVVWGIIGEEVTFSARSLSPRIHAGEVMQNSFQMIGSAGGHQSMARATVPMKKLRKELKAMTNRSMKEKIISRILNNIAEQKNSI; translated from the coding sequence TTGCGTTATTTTCTTGTAATTGACAGCTTTAATATTATTACCTCTATTCAATCGTTTATTCCCAAAGACGATGATGTCATTATCTGCTCTCCTGATGATGAATTTTGCCGGACAAGATCTGAAGATGGACGCGTTATTCTGAACCTGGATTCCATAGAATCATATGGACTGAATTCAAGGGACAGGGTAGTGGTGAACATCTTCAAGGAACCCAACATCGAAAGCGTTATCGCCAGATTACGCTCGTTTTCTTCTGATGTGCCAATACTGTTATTGAGCCAGTTCGACATGCAGGATATCAGCAACAGGGACCCAAGCATTGATACGTTCAGGATAAGCGATATGTTGAAAGAAGGGGTGCAGGAAAAATGGCGTCACCTGAATATCAAAAGGAAGGTTCGGAACCTTCGTAACGCCGTTGATCCGGCAAAGGAGCTTCTGATTTTAACTCAGGATGACCCGGATCCCGATGCCATTGCGAGCGGCATGGCGCTAAGGGAGGTGTTGGGAAGGGATTTTGAAAGCGCACCGATAGTCACCATGAAAAAGGTCTCCCGCAACGAAAACGTAAACATGATCAACCTTCTCGGTATTGCAGTGAAGGAAGTTTCGGAAAAGACACTCCTCGAAGCGGATCAGATAGCGATGGTCGATGTACAGCCATCTGTTTTCCAGCTAGATTTCTCTTCGAATTTGAAAATTATTGTGGATCATCACCCTGGAGCTAAGGATTACTCTGTTCCGTTCCAGGATATCCAGGTTGAGTTCGGAGCAACATCGAGCATGTTCACGGAGTATCTGCTGGCCGAGGGTGCGGAGTTATCCACCAATCTATCAACTGCGCTTTATTATGGAATAAAAACTGATACGCTTCTTTTTGGCCGTGAAGTCTCGAAATACGATTTTATTGCGTTTTCCCGCCTCTGGCACAAGGCGAACCATACGCAGATATCCCGCATGGAAAGGCCCAACCTGAAACAGGACGACATCGGGATGTACATCAAGGCGTTGAAGGATTATGAAATCAAGAACAGATCCCTTTTTGTTCCGCTTGGGAAGGTTCAAAAGGACAACATCGTTCCACGTTTGGCGGATTTCGTCGTCCAGATAGGGAATACGGAGTTTATCGTGGTATGGGGAATAATCGGCGAGGAAGTGACTTTCTCGGCCAGGTCGCTGTCGCCGAGGATCCACGCGGGCGAGGTGATGCAGAACTCTTTTCAGATGATAGGGAGCGCAGGGGGGCATCAGTCAATGGCGAGGGCTACAGTTCCGATGAAAAAGCTCAGAAAAGAATTAAAGGCAATGACGAACCGGAGCATGAAGGAAAAGATCATATCCCGGATACTGAATAACATTGCGGAACAGAAAAACAGTATATAA